A portion of the Rhodopseudomonas sp. BAL398 genome contains these proteins:
- a CDS encoding TonB-dependent receptor plug domain-containing protein produces MSSRYPAARRSSALSRACLTSTMLVSILPPCVAQAQQADATTALPTLVVSATRLATPAEQIASSVTVITSEELERDQRRTVSDALTMVPGLNVVRTGGPGGSTSVFMRGTNSNHVKVLIDGIDAGDPSKPNGAYDFANLLTADIERIEVLRGPQSGLYGSDAIGGVISITTKRGQGPAKLTGTLEGGSFGTFNQTARAAGSQGNLDYAFNVAHFRSTDVAVTPRDLLAPGQQRINDSYDNQTYSTKLGVQASDDLAFSFVGRYSDASKGFTGDDYSHYPNTFPESLQSNMVSHDFLTRSEAIWSPLGDRFKSTLGFSYSNQWNRTVNPNADFTTNNQTFAYGIAPPSSYRGERTKFDWTGVVDAGYGQKVVLGLERQDDSIRTNSTGDYDLSGAYQQLGTTASTGNSAGFVELQSEFTKNFFLVSNIRYDDNDSFGGHTTWRVAPTFIVPYTDTRLKATYGTGFKAPTLMQLYVNNPAYYTIANPALKPETSKGYDVGFEQPLFQNRASFGATYFNNEITDLISMTGYDLALGGYSYENVGLAKTYGVESFVALQATETLRFRVDYTYTHTRDEDSGLRLRRRPDNKVTLSAIWNPIERATLSASIVHTSSWLDYDRFGTTLLDAPSFTVVNLAANYQIDEHATVFGRIDNLFDKTYQVPVGFLQPGLGVFAGMRLSN; encoded by the coding sequence ATGTCGTCCCGTTATCCTGCCGCAAGGCGAAGCTCCGCGCTGTCGCGCGCCTGTCTCACATCGACCATGCTGGTGTCGATCCTGCCGCCCTGCGTCGCGCAGGCCCAGCAGGCCGATGCGACCACCGCGCTGCCGACCCTTGTGGTCAGCGCCACCCGGCTGGCCACGCCGGCGGAGCAAATCGCCAGTTCGGTGACGGTGATCACCTCTGAAGAGTTGGAACGCGACCAGAGGCGAACGGTCTCCGACGCCCTCACCATGGTTCCGGGCCTCAATGTGGTGCGGACCGGCGGCCCGGGAGGATCGACCTCGGTCTTCATGCGGGGCACCAACTCGAACCACGTCAAGGTGCTGATCGACGGCATCGACGCCGGCGATCCCAGCAAACCGAATGGCGCGTATGATTTCGCCAATCTGCTGACCGCCGACATCGAACGGATCGAAGTCCTGCGCGGGCCGCAGAGCGGGTTGTACGGCTCCGATGCGATCGGCGGCGTGATTTCGATCACCACCAAACGCGGCCAGGGCCCGGCCAAACTCACCGGCACGCTGGAGGGCGGCTCGTTCGGAACATTCAACCAGACCGCCCGCGCCGCCGGCTCTCAGGGCAATCTGGACTACGCCTTCAACGTCGCGCATTTTCGCTCCACCGACGTCGCGGTGACGCCCCGCGATCTTCTGGCTCCGGGCCAGCAGCGCATCAATGACAGCTACGACAACCAGACTTACTCGACCAAGCTCGGGGTTCAGGCCAGCGACGATCTCGCCTTCAGCTTTGTCGGCCGCTATTCCGATGCCTCCAAGGGCTTCACCGGCGACGATTACTCGCACTATCCGAACACATTTCCGGAATCGCTGCAGAGCAACATGGTCAGCCATGACTTCCTGACCCGCAGCGAAGCCATCTGGTCTCCGCTCGGCGATCGCTTCAAGAGCACGCTCGGCTTCAGCTACTCCAACCAATGGAATCGCACCGTCAATCCCAATGCGGATTTCACCACCAATAACCAGACCTTTGCATACGGCATCGCGCCGCCGAGCTCCTATCGGGGCGAGCGGACGAAATTCGACTGGACCGGCGTGGTCGACGCCGGATACGGACAGAAGGTGGTGCTTGGGCTGGAACGCCAGGACGATTCGATTCGCACCAATTCGACCGGAGACTACGACCTGAGCGGCGCCTACCAGCAGCTCGGCACCACCGCGAGCACCGGCAACAGCGCCGGCTTCGTCGAATTGCAGTCGGAATTCACCAAGAACTTCTTCCTGGTCTCGAATATCCGCTACGACGACAATGACAGCTTCGGCGGACACACCACCTGGCGGGTCGCGCCGACCTTCATCGTGCCGTACACCGACACCAGGCTGAAGGCGACCTATGGCACCGGGTTCAAGGCGCCGACGCTGATGCAGCTCTATGTCAATAACCCGGCCTACTACACGATTGCCAATCCGGCGCTCAAGCCGGAGACCAGCAAAGGCTACGATGTCGGCTTCGAGCAGCCGCTGTTTCAGAACCGCGCCAGTTTCGGGGCGACCTACTTCAACAACGAGATCACCGACCTGATCTCGATGACCGGATACGACCTCGCGCTCGGCGGCTATTCCTACGAGAATGTCGGCCTAGCGAAGACCTACGGCGTCGAATCATTCGTCGCGCTGCAGGCGACCGAGACGTTGCGTTTCCGCGTCGATTACACCTACACCCACACCCGCGACGAAGACAGCGGCCTGCGCCTGCGGCGCCGTCCAGACAACAAGGTGACGCTGTCGGCGATCTGGAACCCGATCGAGCGCGCGACACTCTCGGCCTCGATCGTCCATACCAGTTCATGGCTCGACTACGACCGGTTCGGCACCACGCTGCTCGACGCGCCGTCCTTCACGGTCGTCAACCTGGCCGCCAATTACCAGATCGACGAGCACGCCACGGTGTTCGGCCGGATCGATAACCTGTTCGACAAGACCTACCAGGTGCCGGTGGGCTTCCTGCAGCCCGGGCTGGGCGTCTTTGCCGGCATGCGCCTGAGCAACTGA
- a CDS encoding ABC transporter substrate-binding protein: protein MIGRNLTAAGRAGGWLAAALVVGCAVSPLRAAGLPRIASLNVCTDQLLVTLADPAQIVGLSPFAHDASLSAVAAQAGRYRALSGGAEDVLVLKPDVVVAGRYDRRSTRELLKHNGLRVAEFNVVPASLGEIRDQIRRMGEIVQHPDRASAEIARLDAAIARAHAAIAHRPLRVLPLWRRGWVSGSGSLIDLLFAESGLANAAGELGLGQGGFASLEAIVAARPDLLLVADASDVAEDGGRAFLLHPALQHFYPRAKRIVLPERLAVCGGGSLAEAFDRLIAELTRIEQQERDHG from the coding sequence ATGATCGGGCGAAATTTGACGGCGGCGGGCCGCGCGGGCGGGTGGCTCGCCGCGGCGCTGGTGGTCGGTTGCGCGGTGTCGCCGCTGCGGGCCGCCGGCCTGCCGCGGATTGCTTCGCTCAATGTCTGCACCGATCAGCTGCTGGTCACGCTGGCCGATCCGGCGCAGATTGTCGGCCTCAGCCCGTTTGCGCATGATGCCTCGCTCTCGGCGGTGGCCGCGCAGGCCGGCCGCTATCGCGCGCTGTCCGGCGGCGCCGAGGATGTGCTGGTGCTCAAGCCCGACGTCGTGGTGGCCGGCCGTTACGACCGCCGCAGCACCCGCGAATTGCTGAAACACAACGGGTTGCGGGTCGCCGAATTCAACGTGGTGCCGGCTTCGCTCGGCGAGATCCGCGACCAGATCCGGCGGATGGGCGAGATCGTGCAACATCCCGACCGCGCTTCTGCCGAAATCGCCCGGCTCGATGCCGCGATCGCGCGGGCCCATGCGGCGATCGCGCACCGGCCGCTGCGGGTGCTGCCGCTGTGGCGGCGCGGCTGGGTGTCGGGCAGCGGCAGCCTGATCGACCTGCTGTTCGCCGAATCCGGGCTCGCCAACGCGGCGGGCGAGCTCGGCCTGGGGCAGGGCGGCTTCGCCTCGCTGGAGGCGATCGTCGCGGCGCGGCCGGATCTGCTGCTGGTGGCGGACGCCAGCGATGTCGCCGAGGATGGCGGCCGCGCCTTCCTGCTGCATCCGGCGCTGCAGCATTTCTATCCGCGGGCCAAGCGTATCGTGCTGCCGGAGCGGCTGGCGGTGTGCGGTGGCGGATCGCTGGCGGAGGCGTTCGATCGGCTGATCGCCGAACTGACCCGCATCGAACAACAGGAGCGCGACCATGGCTGA